The Chthoniobacterales bacterium genome includes the window ACGCTGGCGGGTAATGCGCGGCGCTAAGAGTGATGGTCGTTGGCGTCCGTCTTCGAGCGGCTGGCGCATCACTTCGAGGGTCGAGCGTTTGAACTCCGGCAGCTCGTCGAGAAAGAGCACGCCGTGGTGGGCGAGGCTGACTTCGCCAGGCGCGGGAATGGCGGAGCCGCCGAGAAGACCCACATCCGAGATGGTGTGATGCGGCGAGCGAAAGGGCCGGGTGGAAACAAATGCCTGCTCGCCGTTCAGCATTCCCGCGATGCTGTGGATCTTCGTGCTTTCGATCGCTTCCTCGAGCGACATCGGCGGCATGATGGTGGCGATTCGTTTCGATAACATCGATTTGCCGGAGCCAGGCGGGCCGATCATCAACAGGTTATGACCGCCGGAAACGGCCACTTCGATGGCGCGCTTCACGTGCCCCTGCCCTTTCACGTCGGCGAAATCGACCTCGTAGTTTTTGTGGGTGGCGAAAAAGGAACTGAGATCTCCGTAAGTCGGCGCGATCAGCGATTCGCCCCGGATGAACTGGAAGGTTTCGCGCAGATTATGGACGCCGTACACCGTGATACCCTCCACCATCGCGGCTTCGTGCGCGTTGGCTGCGGGGACGAAGATCGCTTCCTTTTTTTGCCGCCGCGCCTCGAGCGCCACCGGCAACACGCCTTTCACGGCCCGGACGCCGCCATCGAGCGCCAGCTCGCCAACGAAGCTGAATTTCTCGAATGGATTGCCGGTGATTTCCTCAGCCACTGCGATCATGCCCAGTGCAATCGGCAGGTCGAAACTCGGCCCTTCTTTCTTAATGTCGGCCGGGGCGAGGTTGATCGTGGTCCGGCCGCGCGGCCAATAATAGCCGCTGTTTTGGATCGCAGTCGTCACCCGATCCCGACTTTCCTTCACCGCCGTGTCAGGCAGGCCGACGATGATGATTTTTATTTCGCCGCGTCCGCCGTTAACCTCAATTTCAACTTCGTAGGCATCAACGCCATAGACCGCGGCAGAATAAATCTTGGCCAGCATGGGGGGAGCCGAAAAGTGGCAGAAACCCTGCCCCGAGAAAAGGTCAATCGACGCCTGCGCGGACCAGCGTCGCCCCGGCGCTTACGACGATCGGCGGCGCTTGCCGTCTTGAATTGCCCGCAGCAGCAGACAACGACAGAACCCGGGGCATGTTGCGTCATCGGGACAGGGGCGGGCGCGGTAACGCCCAAACGCCTCAATTCTCACGCCGATCCGCCCTGGTTTTTCGCATCTTAAAAAGGACAATCGCGGGGGATTCTTGCGGTCGCGATTCCGCTTTTGTAAAAAATTCGTAAAAGCTATCAAACAAGCTCGTTACAGAGGGGTTTCACTATTATTGAACAAGACGCATCCAAAGGCTGTCAGTAATGCGATATTTAATATTTAACGTTGTTAACTACTTTGGAAAATGCTAAAACGAGAAATCGACACGCCTTCCCCAAGTGGAACAACGGGAATTCGGCTCGCGTGTCCCCTTTACCCTGTTCATGAAAAGTTATATGGCTGCTGAAGATAGCGATACTGGAATAAAGATTTACCTGCGTGAGATCGGGCAAATCCCCCTCCTCACTCCCGACCAGGAGATCGAGCTCGCCGCGAAGATCAAGAAGGGCGACCGCGAAGCGCGCGCCCTCATGATTCGCTCCAATTTGCGTTTGGTCGTCAAGATCGCCCACGATTACGCAAACCTTGGCCTGCCGCTTCTCGACCTGATTTCCGAAGGCAACATCGGCCTGATGAAGGCGGTCGAGCGTTTCGATCCCGCCAAGGGCGGAAAACTGAGCACCTACGCCGCCTGGTGGATCAAGCAGTCGATCAAGCGCGCCCTGGCAAACCAGAGCAAGACGATCCGGTTGCCGGTCCATTTGGTGGACAAGATTTCCAAGATGCGCCGGGTTTCGCTCCAGATGAGCGAGGAGCTTGGCCGCGAACCGACCGACGACGAGCTCGGCGAAGAAATCGGCATCGCGAGCGGGAAAGTTTCCCAGCTCAAGACAGTCTCGATCCGGCCCGCGTCCCTCGACGCGCCGATCAGCGATGACGATTCGACCGAGTTCGGCGAAATCGTGGGCGACGAAGAGGCCCAGACGCCGTTCGAGTTGCTCCGCGACAAGAACCTTCGCAACGAGGTCGGCGGTTTGCTGGACGTGCTCGACGATCGTGAACGGAAAATCATTTTCTCGCGCTTCGGGCTCGATGGCGGCAAGCCGAAGACGCTCGAGGAAGTCGGCAAGAAGTTTGGGGTCACCCGCGAACGGATTCGCCAGCTCCAGAACATCGCGCTCTCAAAGCTTCGCCGCGCGCTCAGCAAGAAAGAGCGCCCGGTCGACGTGGAGCTGCCGGTCGAAGCGTAACAACAGTTTAGAAGGAGTCTCAAAAACGCGCGGGAGCAATCTTCCGCGCGTTTTTGTTTTGGTAGGGACACCGCGCTGCGGTGTCCGCGGCGTGTGGTTGCAGAATCATTTCGGACGGCGCAGCGCGCCGTCCCTACCAATTATTCGACCGTCCGCAGCTGCACTGAATCCACTTTGTCGCGCCCGCCGAGCATGTCGCTCAGGACAATGAGATGGTCGCCGGGCTCGGTGAGCTTCTGTTTTCGCAGGTAGGCGATCGCCGCCTCAATCGTGTCGTTCGGGTTTTCGGCAAAGTCGAGCATGACGGGGTGTGTTCCCCAAAGAATCACGATCTGGCGAAAAACGGTTTCGCTGCAGGTGAAGGCAAAGATCGGCGCCGTGGCCGGCCGCAAATTCGAAGCGTAACGCGCCATGGTTCCGTGGTGGGTGAACACGACAATTTTGGATCGGCTCAGCGAATTGGCCAGCACGACGGCGGACGCCACCGTTTTCTGCCGGTTGTCCTCCAACATCGCGTCCTGGCCGTAGCCCGCTCCGCCGCTGCGCTCGATCCGGCG containing:
- a CDS encoding YifB family Mg chelatase-like AAA ATPase, with protein sequence MLAKIYSAAVYGVDAYEVEIEVNGGRGEIKIIIVGLPDTAVKESRDRVTTAIQNSGYYWPRGRTTINLAPADIKKEGPSFDLPIALGMIAVAEEITGNPFEKFSFVGELALDGGVRAVKGVLPVALEARRQKKEAIFVPAANAHEAAMVEGITVYGVHNLRETFQFIRGESLIAPTYGDLSSFFATHKNYEVDFADVKGQGHVKRAIEVAVSGGHNLLMIGPPGSGKSMLSKRIATIMPPMSLEEAIESTKIHSIAGMLNGEQAFVSTRPFRSPHHTISDVGLLGGSAIPAPGEVSLAHHGVLFLDELPEFKRSTLEVMRQPLEDGRQRPSLLAPRITRQRA
- a CDS encoding RNA polymerase sigma factor RpoD/SigA, which codes for MAAEDSDTGIKIYLREIGQIPLLTPDQEIELAAKIKKGDREARALMIRSNLRLVVKIAHDYANLGLPLLDLISEGNIGLMKAVERFDPAKGGKLSTYAAWWIKQSIKRALANQSKTIRLPVHLVDKISKMRRVSLQMSEELGREPTDDELGEEIGIASGKVSQLKTVSIRPASLDAPISDDDSTEFGEIVGDEEAQTPFELLRDKNLRNEVGGLLDVLDDRERKIIFSRFGLDGGKPKTLEEVGKKFGVTRERIRQLQNIALSKLRRALSKKERPVDVELPVEA